Below is a window of Anaerobacillus alkaliphilus DNA.
GTTCTCTGTCGAAGAAATTTCAGTTGTTACAGGAATAAACCAAGGTACAGTTAAAACTAGACTAAAGCGTGCAAGAGAAAAACTACACACCCTTTACATGGGAACTAGAGGTGAGACGATTGAATAAAGATTTAAATCAACTAAAAGATCAATTTGATGAGTTTTTGTCAACAAAACAAGTTTTTACGGATGAAGATAAAATACGGATTCGTAGAAAAATAAGTCAAACTAAAAATAATCATCGTTATTCGAAAAGCTTAATTCCTAATTTACTAACTGCATGTCTACTATTGATCGGGGTTTTCTTTACTGGTAATCTCCTTATGGAAAATTTACATTTCTCACAACACGAGTCTAGTATGCCAGAAACCGCTCGATCTGGAGTCGAAACAAGGTTATATAAGACTGAGGATACTGCCTCCGATACCTATGGAAGCACTGAAAAGTCAGAGTCTATTTTTCTAACTGAAGACCTACTAGCTATCTTTACTCAATATGCAAACAGCAAAGACGAAGAAGTGCTACGTGGAATACGTCCACTAGATATTTTTAAATTCTATTATTATGCAGAATACCTAGAAGACTACGAAACACAATACTCTTTCTTTATTACAGACGAATATCTAAGAGCTTTCCCTACACTTGAAGATTTCGTGGAGGCCATTGAAAGTCAAAGTGATAGCGAGCGCCGCCAGTTTATTGAAGAAAAGATACTTCATGGTGAATTCCATGAAGTTATTAATAACGAAGATGGTTATGCCAGCATTTCAATCCTTTTAGAACCAGGATTAAGCTTTGGATTAACCTTAAATGAAAAAGGTATTTGGAAAGTGAATTGGTTACCTTTTCAATAGAGTAAAAAAGATGGGGTTCAAATAAAATGAACCACCATCTTTTTTGTAGTCTTTGATAATCCCCTTCACCAAGGAAATTTAGTACAAGTTGACCTCTAACCCTGCTAAAGATTTAAGGAGCTACTATCTCCACTTTAATTCGATCTGGGTCCTCAAAGAAAACAGCGTAGTAATCTTTACCACCAGCATAAGGATGTTTATCATCATAAAGGATTTTCTCACCCATTCCTCTAAGTTTCTTGGTAATCAGGTCCACATGCTCTTTTGATTTTCCATGAAACGCCAAATGATTTAAACCAACGCGACAACGATGATACTCAACATCCAAAAAACGTTCCTCAGTTTGAACAAAGACAATATAGGTGCCTTCATACTTCCAACTTTGTCCCTTCTCCCACTGTTGATAAACCTCATAACCTAGTTCTTCTAATAACCAACCCCAAAACCTTAGAGATTTGGGTAAATTTGAAACATAAATTTCAACATGATGAAGCATAGGTAACCTCCATTGTCCGTTTTCCTACAGTAACTTTTTTCAACTCATTCCCTTGAAAAAACAGACCTACTAGAGGTCTGCATTTATTAATTACTTATTCACCTAAATCAACATTATGGTACACTTGTTGAACATCCTCTAAATCCTCTAATGTATCAATGATCTTTTCAAACTTCACTTGTGCATCTTCAGGAAGTGTTACATCATTTTGCGCGATCATCGTAAGTTCTGCGACTGTAAATTCAGTAACTCCAGCCTCTTTAAATGCTTCCTGAACTGCATGAAATTGATCAGGCTCTGCATATACAATGACAGAATCTTCTTCTTCTAAAATATCACGAACATCTAAGTCTGCTTCCATTAAAAGCTCAAGCACCTCTTCTGAATTCTTACCTTCAATACCGAAAACCGCAGTAGCATCAAACATATAAGAAACAGAGCCATTTACACCCATATTCCCACCATTTTTACTAAAAGCAGCTCGTACTTCTGCAGCAGTACGATTAACGTTGTTTGTTAACGTGTCAACAATAATCATTGATCCGTTTGGTCCAAAACCTTCGTAACGTAATTCAGTATAAGTTTCATCTGAACTTCCTTTTGCCTTTTCTATCGCACGATCAATGATGTTTCTAGGTACACTATACGTCTTTGCACGTTCAAGAACAACCTTTAGAGCTTGGTTTGACTCTGGATTAGGTTCACCTTGCTTAGCAGCCACATAGATTAAGCGTCCAAACTTGGCGTATATACGAGAAGTGTTTGCATCTTTTGACGCTTTTTTTTCTTTAATATTGTTCCATTTACGACCCATTATGTCTCACTCTCTTTCAATTCAAATCAAGTATGGTTTAAGCAACTACTCATTGTAGTTACGGCATTTACTAAATTATTATACATCAAGTATA
It encodes the following:
- a CDS encoding VOC family protein; amino-acid sequence: MLHHVEIYVSNLPKSLRFWGWLLEELGYEVYQQWEKGQSWKYEGTYIVFVQTEERFLDVEYHRCRVGLNHLAFHGKSKEHVDLITKKLRGMGEKILYDDKHPYAGGKDYYAVFFEDPDRIKVEIVAP
- a CDS encoding YebC/PmpR family DNA-binding transcriptional regulator; this encodes MGRKWNNIKEKKASKDANTSRIYAKFGRLIYVAAKQGEPNPESNQALKVVLERAKTYSVPRNIIDRAIEKAKGSSDETYTELRYEGFGPNGSMIIVDTLTNNVNRTAAEVRAAFSKNGGNMGVNGSVSYMFDATAVFGIEGKNSEEVLELLMEADLDVRDILEEEDSVIVYAEPDQFHAVQEAFKEAGVTEFTVAELTMIAQNDVTLPEDAQVKFEKIIDTLEDLEDVQQVYHNVDLGE